TGATTTTTGCCGCCCGTTTGCCTGATTTCCCATATTAAAGATTTCCTTAAGCTCTGGATGGTGTTCAAACATTCTTTTGTAAAGATAATTTGTAAGTACTTCGCCACTAGTTCTTAATAAGGGTACGGTAGCTGTAATTAGTTCTTTTTGTTGAGTATTCATAAGTTTAAAAATGATATTTATAAGAATAAAGCGTTAATAATAATTAATAGGGTACTGGCAAACACACTTAGTAGCAGAAGATTAAAAATGGTTTTGGCAGATTGTTGTGAAAGCACGGCACCGTTGAAGATCATGCATAGGATTACTACAATAAAAAGCTGTACCATTTGCATGGGATTTACCCCATTTATAAGAATGTACATTGCAGCGGCAGAGCCCAGACAGCTTTGAAAAAGTATACTTAATGTTGCATACCCTATAAGACCTTCAGAATAAATTTTTAGATATTTTTGGTATATTTTCATTTTGAAGTATTGTTTTAAAATAATACTCCAAAAGTATTTCATGAAAGCACCATTAGTTTATGATGTATGTCATCAAAAAAATGATCGGAAAATTTTTAACGGTATACTTTTCTGCTTTTTATAGTAAGCTCTCCTTGTTTTTCAAGTTCCTTAATAGTGCGTATTACAGTTTCTACCCGTAGCCCTGTTAAATCGGCTATTTCCTGTCGGGTAAGATCCACTCTGTACTTTTGGTCAGTAGGCACTTTATATACCGTATCTTTAAAGTAATCCAGAAGTTTTATAATACGATGCGCTGCATCCTGAGAGGATATTTCGGAAGCCATAAGTGATTTATAAAATAATCTGTGAGCAAGTCGGATGGTAAATTGCAAGTTAATTTCGGGGTTGGCATACAGTAGCTTAAAGAAGTCTTCTTTTGGTAACAAGTATATTGCGCTATCCAACAGTGCCATGGCATTGGCAGGGTACTGCTCGTTTATGAGTAGCGGCGGTTCTCCAAAACTTTCTCCACCCGAAAACATACCTTGTATAAATTCTTTTCCTTCATCATTAAAATTGCACATTTTTATTTTCCCCGAATCTACTTGATAAAAGTATTTAGGTGTTTCGCCAACTTTAAAGATAGTTTCTCCTTTTTTTAGTTCAACTTTAAAAGCACCAAAGTCAAGCAGTAGGTTCTCGCTTACCATGATTGAAGTTTTTAGTAGGGAAACAAATTTACAAAACAATTGAATTAAATTACATATATAAAAAAACCTTAACTACTTTATAATAGTTAAGGTTTTTTTGTGGAGTCGCCGGGAATCGAACCCGGGTCCAAACAAGCAATTAAAGAGCTTTCTACACGCTTAGTTTCCGCTTAAATTTTCGATAGTGTGCAAGGTCAGAAACAACCACATACTACTTAGCTTCTTTAGTTTCAGGACCTCTGCAAAGCAAAGAAGCCCCTAGGTTTACTTTTACGGTTCCCCTTAACAAAACGCCATAAACCAAGGCTTTTTAGGAGAATCTCGCTTTCCTACCTTGTAGGAACGAGGCTAATCGTACTATAAATTCGGATTATGCAGCTAGAGCGTAGTTATTTTCGCCGTTTAAAATTGTGAAACATTATTTACAGGATATGTTTCCGTTCCTGGCGTGCTTACCGTCCAATTCGACCTGCTGTCAAAACCAGTCGACCCCTAGTAAAACAGAAATAATAATGCATTTAAAATTTAAGTACAAATGCATACTTTACTAAAATGCAAAGGTAATAAAAATGATTTTAATTTTCAGTCGATTTTTCTTATATTTGCCGTCGTTATCAAAACCGAATTACAGTATTATCAAAAGGAAACAACATCTTTTATAAAACCTGTAAAATCAAAAAACAATAACTCTATTGCCAATGAAATTAGGTATTATTAAAGAGCGCAAAACCCCGCCAGACAGAAGAGTAGTTTTTACCCCTGAAAAATTGGCAGCCATTGCAGAAAATTACCCTGATATAACGGTAAAAGCGGAAGCATCTGACATACGAATATTTAAAGATGAAGAGTACGTAGCAGCAGGCATAGAGGTAGGTACTGACATGACGGACTGCGATGTGCTTATTGGAGTTAAAGAGGTGCCTGCCGAGGCTTTAATACCTAACAAAAAATACTTCTTTTTTTCGCACACTATTAAAAAACAGCACTACAACCAGAAGTTGTTACAAACTATACTAGATAATAATATAGAATTGTACGACCACGAAACGATTGTTGATGCTAATAACAAACGGCTTATTGGTTTTGGCAGGTATGCAGGTAATGTAGGCGCTTATAATACCATAAGGGCTTTTGGAATAAAGTACGAAATTTTTAAGCTACCAAAAGCAGAAACACTACCCGATAGAACCACTTTAATTGATAAGTTAAAAAGCATTGTATTACCGCCTGTAAAAATTGTACTTACAGGAAGAGGTAAAGTTGCTATGGGTGCTAAGGAGATGCTGGATGGTATGAAAATGAAAGAGGTGGCGGTAAACGATTACCTAACTAAGAGTTACGACAGACCTGTATATACCCAAATAGATGTACTGGATTATAACAAACGCAAAGATGGTACACCTATAGAAAAGCAAGATTTTTACAACAATCCGCTAGCATACGAATCTAATTTTGAACGGTTTGCCAATACATCGGATATTTTAATAACAGGTCATTTTTTTGGTAATAATGCACCAGACATACTAACTCAGGATATGCTAAAATCGCACAACAATAAAATAAAAGTTGTAGGCGATGTATCTTGCGATATTGCGGGCCCTATAGCATGTACACTACGCCCCTCTACCATTGCAGAGCCTATTTATGGGTACAACCCTGCAACGCATGAGGAAGTAGATATATATCATCCTTCGGCTGTGGTAGTAATGGCAGTAGATAATTTGCCTTGCGAATTACCCCGCGATGCCAGTATGGGCTTTGCAGAAATGTTTTATGATAATGTTATACCAGCATTTTTTAATGGTGATAAAGATGGCATACTAGAGCGTGCAAAAATTACCGAAAACGGTAAACTTACCGAGCGTTTTAAGTACCTAAGTGATTTTGTTGAAGAACGATAAAATGTAAACTTAATATCTTAATTTTAAAGATATCCATACAATACATAAAAGCCTCTTAATTGTTAAGAGGCTTTTTTATATACTATATAGTTCAATATCCTATTTGAAGTATTGTTTTTTCGATATGTTTAAAATAACCTCTTCAAAATTATATTTTATGGGTTGATAGGAGTTAGAATTACTCTTTTTTTATTGAATTACTACATTATTGTAATAGTAGATATATGTATATTTATGATATTTTTTAATTGTACGAAATTTTGGTACAAATTAAATAGCTTAAAAAACATACTAACAAAAATTAATACCAATAAATCTATTATATACACTCTCATCACAAAAGTACAATTGCTATTAGTTGTTCGTTATTGTAAAATTTTGTTACCTAATTAATACCTTGCCCATCATTCAGTAAGTACTTTCAAAAGTATTAGAGAGGTTATTTGCTAACAATTTTTACTTTTTTACAACTAACGTATTCCCTTCCATATCTTTTAAATTACAGCATCATAATTCTATTCTAAAAATCTAGTATTACATTAATTTTCAATTGCACTTATGAGCACAAACGAAACAAAAACCAATTATCCTGCATTATATACCCTAATCACGGTATTTTTCTTTTGGGGCTTTATAGCAGCATCAAACGGTGTTTTTATTCCTTTTTGCAAAACCAAATTTGGCTTAGATCAATTTCAGAGCCAACTTATTGATTTTGCTTTTTACGGCGCATATTATATGGGCGCACTACTATTATTTATATTTAGTACTGCCATAAAAAAAGATATTTTAAATGCTTGGGGTTTTAAAAAAGGAATTATCAATGGACTGTTAATTAGTACTGTAGGTGCAGTACTCATGATTTTTGCAGTACAATCTGGCGACTATTATCTTATTTTAGGGGCTTTATTTATAGTAGCACTCGGATTCTCATTACAGCAAACATCAGCACAACCCTTTACTACATCATTAGGCGAGCCGCATACTGCTAGTAACAGGTTAAACCTTGCAGGGGGTGTAAACTCATTTGGTACTACTATTGGTCCCATTGTGGTTTCATTGGCATTATTTGGTGTAGCATCAGGTATCAATATTGAGGAATTTGCGCAACGATCCGAGTCGCTCGATATGATGGAGATACTTTATATGTTTGTAGGAGCATTATTTTTAATTGCTGCTGGATTATTTTTCTTCTCTAAAAAATTACCATCAGGTAAAATGGAATCCGTATTCGAGCCTGCCAATAAAGCAATGATAACCCTTATTGTTATTACAGTACTGTTAATAGCAATATTTGGTTATATTTTCTCGAGATATGAAGACCCTGAGTTTATAACACGTTTTATAGAAAATAGGGAGGACGACTATTTAGGGTTATGGCTTACTGTAGCTACCTTATTAGTAATTGTGTTGGGTTTATTGTATGCCAATAATGCAGCGCAACGCAAACCCGAAGGTTGGGGCGCTATGCGTTACCCGCAACTGGTTTTAGGTATGCTGGGTATATTTACCTATGTAGGGGTAGAGGTAACCATACAAAGTAACTTGGGCGAGCTTTTAGGCACACCAGAGTTTGGTAGCCGAACAGGTTCGGCTATTGCGCCTTTTATATCAATGTATTGGGGTAGTTTAATGATAGGGCGTTGGGCAGGAGCCATTACGGTATTTAACCCAACCAACTCCATGAAAAAGATATTATTAATTGTAGTACCCTACATAGCTTTTGGTGTTGTGTTATTAGCCAATTATATATCGGGGCAAGATATTACACCTTTGTATGCTTATGCTGCCATTGTGCTAATACAAATTGGAGGTTTCTTTATGGGACAAGATCATCCTGCCAAAACACTAATGATTTTTGGGTTACTGGGTATGATAGCCATGCTTGTAGGGTTATTTACTACTGGTAATACAGCCATTTATGCCTTTATGAGTGGTGGGCTGTTCTGTAGCATTATGTGGCCCTCCATATTCTCGTTGGGTATAGCAGGTATCGGTAAATATACCTCTCAAGGTTCAGCATTTTTAATAATGATGATATTAGGAGGTGGTATTATCCCGCCATTACAAGGCAAAATTGCCGATATGATTGGCATACACCGTTCATACTTCATCCCCGTGCTTTGTTTTGCATACATTGCTTTTTACGGTTGGTACGTAGTTAAAATACTTAAAAAACAAGGTATTGCCAACGAGATAGAGGTTGGTAGCGCACATTAATACCCTACGAAATTAAATGTTATAAGTATGCCCCTGTATATACAGGGGCATAGTATTTTTATAGTGCTTACTAACCGTTTGTGGTACTCCAGTCAATTTTTCGGGAAACATACATTACTGCTCCTAATATCAAGAACAAGCCTATACTGCCTACTAATAAGGCATAGTTTTCCAACTGTATTATTACATATATAAATGTGTATAATGCGCTTAATGCTATTGTAATAAATATAGGGAACTTTTTATTTTTTAGTATAGATATAGAATAGAGCCCTATCATAACCACAACGGCTGCTCCTGCGCTACCATAGCCAAGTTTAAAACTACTGTGTTCGGTTATTGAAATTAGTAGCGTGTAGAACATAATGAGTGCTAAGCCTATCATGCTATACTGAAAAATATGAATGTTTATTTTACTTATACTTTGTATTAAAAAGAATACCAAAAAGGTTAACCCAATAACCAAAAAGCCATATTTAGTAGCACGCTCACTTTGCTGATATTCACTAACGGGAATAACAAAATCAACATCAAAACTATATTCGTTTAAATTGGGTAGCGTTTCAAAATAGTGTTGCACAAACGGACGGTTCAATGCAGATATTTTCCACTTCGCCGTAAAGCTATCTTTAGTAATGGTTTTATTTTCGGGGATAAAATTACCTTGAAAACCTGGCGAATACCAATTGGATGTCATGGTAGCAGTTGTTTTTTTACCAATAGGTACAATGCTAACTTGTTGGCTTCCTTTATAGCTTATATCAAAATTAAAATCCATTGCCTTTCCACTAAATACTTTCTTAGCATTAAAATTTTTAGTGGTTAATGCAGCGTTGTCTGTTTGTTTCGACTTAAATCGAGGAGCTATTTCATTAGATTCGAAGCCTAAATTTGTGGGTTCAAAAACATAACGCTCCCCGTTTATAGTCATGGTAACCTCTCCTTTAATGCCTTTAATATTATTGGTAGCCACTATTACAGTAGCTTTATCCCATTGAATATTCTCATCTTTAATATTTTTATCACTAAAATTCGGAATGCTATAGTTTCCGTCAAAATTCATTTTAGACGTAAACAAAACTGATTCGTAGTTATTACGATGTTTCTTCTCAGTTTCAACATTAATTTTTCCATTTAATACATCAGGAAAAAAGTAAGCATATTTCGTGTGCGATGTTGTAGTAATGGTTACTTTTCTGGTGGCTTTATCAATAGTACTAGTTTCCTCGTTAATGGTATAAGGAATTTTTAGTACAGGTCCGTAAAGGTATACGTTACTACCCCATTTTTGATTAATTTCTCGTACTACGTCCTTTTGCCGTTCGGCACGTTCTGTTATAAGACTCTTTACGTACTCTAACGGTATTAGTAAAACTAACGTCAGCAAACCTACCATAATAATTTTTGCGGTAGCCGATTGAAAAAAGTTTTTTGGTTGTTCTTGATTCTCCATAATAGTTATTATTAAAAAATTAGTTGTTTTGAATAAATTACAATGAGTATATAAAGTATACTTATTGGTATATTAAGTAGCATTAGCGTAGCCCTTGCCAAAATGATTGTTTGATATTGTTTGTGTATAAAAGAGGCAATTGCAAGCCCTATAAAAACAACACTGTTTATTGTAGCGGCTATTAATATATATGTAAAGCCAATCTCTATATAGTTTTCTGATTTTAGATTTAGTAAATAGAGTGTGAAAACTATTGTACCTCCTACAAATGATGCTCCGAACAACCATGTTGGTATTTGTTTAATCCACGTTATATGATGTGGTAATTTTTGTTCTTTTATTTCCATAAATTATTGTATTAAAAAAGTGTCTTTAATTTTCTCTATTGGTAAATGCAACATTTTATAATGGTCTAAATCATAAAATCGGAGTGCGTTTCTTCCATCTTTATAGCGCTGATAAAAATGCTTTATATGGAAAGGATAGTCTAGGAGCCCTACCATCATTTGGTAAAATGTGGCAAAGCTTTTATTACCGTTGCCAAACAGGTAGAAGTACATACCAAATTGCTCCTCTACAGAAGTATTCTTTGTGATTAAGAGATTGTAGACATCTTCTTTTTTGAATGTTGTTTGAGGCTCAAATTCTTTTCTGAACAGGTATTGCCCTAAGTGAAACCCTAGGCTATTACTGGGATAGCTTATAAGTTCCGTAATGTCTACAGTTACTGATTTTTGTTGGAATAGTTTATTCATAACGATAATGGGTTAAAGTTTATATACTTTGAATTTCAAAGTGTAGGTGTAAATTTTTTTATTTTTCGGATGTATAATACAAGTGAAAGAGTAGGAGTAGGAAGCACCCAAAACCAAGCGTCATACCAAAAGCGGTACTATTTGCTACATTGTGTAGTAAATCGGTAAGTAGTGTTATAGGCTTACTAAGTACATCCCAACTATTATAGCGCAAAAATCGACCTAGATAAACGCCAAACCCTGATAAAAAGCATGCTGCTGCAATACTGAACCATGCAATTAGCGGATTGGTTTTAATACTTAGGATATTAAAAACTTGTTTCATAGATACTAAACCTGCCAATACACCCCCAATGGCAAACGATGCAAGCAATAGTACATCGTACCAGATGGGTATTGCACCTATCCCTTTTTTTAAATGGACAAAGTCGGTAATTATATAGGGGGCGTTAGGCAGTAGTAGTAGCCAGACAAGTAGTAGTGGATAAAAGTATATTTTTTGCTCTATAAGTTTAATGCTATTCATCATAATAGCAGATAACGCCAAGGGTAAGTAGGCTAGAAAGAGATTCCAGACTAAAAAACTGTAAAACATTAATTGTGTTACTTGTATTCGCACCAATAGTAGCGCTACCGAGAATAATGCTAAGTAGAGTAGAGCGTAATGCTGCTTAAACGTGTTAACGAATGTGACCTGAAGTGTTTTCATGTATTTGTGTTTTTAAAAGTACTTTGAAATTCAAAGTTTAAATTCAAAAAAAAGGATTATCCTTTTTTAATTAATTTTTCTAGTGCATCAATGTGGTCTTTAAACGCTTGTTTACCAACTTTCGTGGCAATATAACGGGTATTTGGTTTTTTACCAACAAACTGCTTTTCTATCGTAATGTATTCTTCTGCTTCTAGTGCTTTGGCATGGCTAGCTAAATTACCATCGGTAACGCCAAGTAGCTCTTTTAATGTGGTAAAATCGGCATACTCGTTCACCACTAGTATGCTCATAATACCTAATCGTATTCTATGGTCGAAAGCCTTATTAATATGTTGTAGTATGTTTTTCACTATACCTCTTTTCGGTCATATTTAAAGTACATTATACTGCCGTACAGTATGTGGCATATACCAAAGCCTAAAGCCCAAAACTCCAAGCCGTAACCCATAAAATAGCTTGCTACTAAACCTATAATTATCATGGTAATGCCTAAGTAGCGTACATCCCTAAGGGTATATTTACTGGCATTTACGCATGCAAGTCCGTAAAATATAAGTGTAATAGGAGCAATTAGCCCATAGTACTTGTTTTGTAGCAATAATACAGAAAATATACCACCTGTTACCAAAGGGATTAGAAAGTTTACCATCAATCGTTTGGAGGTAGCGTTCCAAATTGTTTCTCCTCGTTTTTTACTTTTTATACTGGTAAGGATGTATGCCGTTACTACAGATAGTAAAAGTACAATTACCGCAATGCCAATAATAGCTTTAAAGGAGGTACTCTCTAATGTAATGTACCTACCGTAGTTAATATTGTAGATGTATTTTGTGGCTAGTGCACCTGCAAGGGCATATATACCTGCCATAATACCCGAGAGCCCGCTTAACGATAGGAATTGCGATGATTTGTTCATCATCTGCTTAATATCCTGTATGTCTTGTAAATAATCTTTATCCATAGTAAAGTACTTTGAAATACAAAGTAAAATATAATTTTCGAATTAACAATGCACTAATTCGAATTTTTTTAAGCTTGTTTTTGTAGAGAGTAGGATATATAATAACGAAAGGACAGCGTATAGCTATCCTTTGTTATTGAAATTGATACTAAAAAATGGTATTAAAAGTTATTTACAGTTTTACGTATGGCTACTAACTTTTCCATAAGGGGTTCAAAATAGTCAAGGTGCAACATATTGGCACCATCACTTTTTGCATTAGCAGGGTCAAAGTGTGTTTCTATAAATATACCATCTACACCTACGGCAATACCTGCTTTGGCAACTGTTTCTATCATATCAGGTCGTCCGCCAGTAACTCCAATGGTTTGGTTGGGCTGTTGTAAGGAGTGGGTAACATCCAATACTGTAGTAGCAAATTGTTGCATGGTAGGGATGCCTCTGTAATCTACAATCATGTCTTGGTAGCCAAACATAGTACCTCTATCCGTTACCATTACATTTTCGTTCTCACAGTCCAATACTTTTTGTACAGCGTGTTGCATACTCTCAGGACTCATAAATTGTCCTTTTTTTAAGTTTACAGTTTTACCTGTTTTGGCAGCAGCCACAACAAGGTCGGTTTGGCGTACCAAAAATGCGGGTATTTGCAGTACGTCTACATACTCAGCAGCCATAGCAGCATCTTCATTCGTATGAATATCGGTTACTGTAGGCACACCAAAATTTTTAGCTACCTTCTCCAATATTTTAAGTGCTTTTTCATCACCAATGCCTGTAAAGCTATCAATACGCGAACGATTGGCCTTTTTAAACGAACCTTTAAAAACGTAAGGTATTTGTAATTTATCGGTAACAGTAACTAGCTTTTCGGCAATACGCATTGCCATATCCTCACCTTCTATGGCACAAGGACCAGAAAGTAAAAAAAAGTTACCGCTATGGGTATGTTTTATTTGTGGTATAGTAGTAATATCCATTGTTGTGTTTTATAAAATAAGTGCAAAGATAAGTATAAATAAAATGGAGCAGTAACGCTATTAATTTACTTGTTTAATGCCAAACCCTGCTGGTGCAATT
The Flavobacterium litorale genome window above contains:
- a CDS encoding Crp/Fnr family transcriptional regulator is translated as MVSENLLLDFGAFKVELKKGETIFKVGETPKYFYQVDSGKIKMCNFNDEGKEFIQGMFSGGESFGEPPLLINEQYPANAMALLDSAIYLLPKEDFFKLLYANPEINLQFTIRLAHRLFYKSLMASEISSQDAAHRIIKLLDYFKDTVYKVPTDQKYRVDLTRQEIADLTGLRVETVIRTIKELEKQGELTIKSRKVYR
- a CDS encoding NAD(P)-dependent oxidoreductase, coding for MKLGIIKERKTPPDRRVVFTPEKLAAIAENYPDITVKAEASDIRIFKDEEYVAAGIEVGTDMTDCDVLIGVKEVPAEALIPNKKYFFFSHTIKKQHYNQKLLQTILDNNIELYDHETIVDANNKRLIGFGRYAGNVGAYNTIRAFGIKYEIFKLPKAETLPDRTTLIDKLKSIVLPPVKIVLTGRGKVAMGAKEMLDGMKMKEVAVNDYLTKSYDRPVYTQIDVLDYNKRKDGTPIEKQDFYNNPLAYESNFERFANTSDILITGHFFGNNAPDILTQDMLKSHNNKIKVVGDVSCDIAGPIACTLRPSTIAEPIYGYNPATHEEVDIYHPSAVVVMAVDNLPCELPRDASMGFAEMFYDNVIPAFFNGDKDGILERAKITENGKLTERFKYLSDFVEER
- a CDS encoding MFS transporter — its product is MSTNETKTNYPALYTLITVFFFWGFIAASNGVFIPFCKTKFGLDQFQSQLIDFAFYGAYYMGALLLFIFSTAIKKDILNAWGFKKGIINGLLISTVGAVLMIFAVQSGDYYLILGALFIVALGFSLQQTSAQPFTTSLGEPHTASNRLNLAGGVNSFGTTIGPIVVSLALFGVASGINIEEFAQRSESLDMMEILYMFVGALFLIAAGLFFFSKKLPSGKMESVFEPANKAMITLIVITVLLIAIFGYIFSRYEDPEFITRFIENREDDYLGLWLTVATLLVIVLGLLYANNAAQRKPEGWGAMRYPQLVLGMLGIFTYVGVEVTIQSNLGELLGTPEFGSRTGSAIAPFISMYWGSLMIGRWAGAITVFNPTNSMKKILLIVVPYIAFGVVLLANYISGQDITPLYAYAAIVLIQIGGFFMGQDHPAKTLMIFGLLGMIAMLVGLFTTGNTAIYAFMSGGLFCSIMWPSIFSLGIAGIGKYTSQGSAFLIMMILGGGIIPPLQGKIADMIGIHRSYFIPVLCFAYIAFYGWYVVKILKKQGIANEIEVGSAH
- the creD gene encoding cell envelope integrity protein CreD, with amino-acid sequence MENQEQPKNFFQSATAKIIMVGLLTLVLLIPLEYVKSLITERAERQKDVVREINQKWGSNVYLYGPVLKIPYTINEETSTIDKATRKVTITTTSHTKYAYFFPDVLNGKINVETEKKHRNNYESVLFTSKMNFDGNYSIPNFSDKNIKDENIQWDKATVIVATNNIKGIKGEVTMTINGERYVFEPTNLGFESNEIAPRFKSKQTDNAALTTKNFNAKKVFSGKAMDFNFDISYKGSQQVSIVPIGKKTTATMTSNWYSPGFQGNFIPENKTITKDSFTAKWKISALNRPFVQHYFETLPNLNEYSFDVDFVIPVSEYQQSERATKYGFLVIGLTFLVFFLIQSISKINIHIFQYSMIGLALIMFYTLLISITEHSSFKLGYGSAGAAVVVMIGLYSISILKNKKFPIFITIALSALYTFIYVIIQLENYALLVGSIGLFLILGAVMYVSRKIDWSTTNG
- a CDS encoding DUF1361 domain-containing protein, with protein sequence MKTLQVTFVNTFKQHYALLYLALFSVALLLVRIQVTQLMFYSFLVWNLFLAYLPLALSAIMMNSIKLIEQKIYFYPLLLVWLLLLPNAPYIITDFVHLKKGIGAIPIWYDVLLLASFAIGGVLAGLVSMKQVFNILSIKTNPLIAWFSIAAACFLSGFGVYLGRFLRYNSWDVLSKPITLLTDLLHNVANSTAFGMTLGFGCFLLLLFHLYYTSEK
- a CDS encoding winged helix-turn-helix domain-containing protein, translating into MKNILQHINKAFDHRIRLGIMSILVVNEYADFTTLKELLGVTDGNLASHAKALEAEEYITIEKQFVGKKPNTRYIATKVGKQAFKDHIDALEKLIKKG
- the kdsA gene encoding 3-deoxy-8-phosphooctulonate synthase: MDITTIPQIKHTHSGNFFLLSGPCAIEGEDMAMRIAEKLVTVTDKLQIPYVFKGSFKKANRSRIDSFTGIGDEKALKILEKVAKNFGVPTVTDIHTNEDAAMAAEYVDVLQIPAFLVRQTDLVVAAAKTGKTVNLKKGQFMSPESMQHAVQKVLDCENENVMVTDRGTMFGYQDMIVDYRGIPTMQQFATTVLDVTHSLQQPNQTIGVTGGRPDMIETVAKAGIAVGVDGIFIETHFDPANAKSDGANMLHLDYFEPLMEKLVAIRKTVNNF